The following coding sequences lie in one Montipora foliosa isolate CH-2021 chromosome 11, ASM3666993v2, whole genome shotgun sequence genomic window:
- the LOC137974941 gene encoding peptidyl-tRNA hydrolase 2, mitochondrial-like produces the protein MKHKMEYFWMEIQGLSGSFILILAFLIGISLGWILRGVKSEKRTSSADNEGLTISNGGGEYKMVLAVRQDLSMGKGKVAAQCCHAAVDLCKQLKRSNPKVLHQWESTACAKVVVKAPDETTLIDLAKKGQSLGLEVCIIRDAGRTQIAPGSKTVLGVGPGPVDLVDQVTGHLKLY, from the exons ATGAAACATAAAATGGAGTATTTTTGGATGGAAATTCAAGGCCTTAGTGGATCATTCATCTTAATATTAGCTTTTCTGATAGGAATTTCTCTTGGCTGGATTTTGAGAGGAGTCAAGTCAGAAAAACGTACGTCTAGCGCTGATAATGAG GGTCTAACAATATCTAATGGTGGTGGCGAATACAAAATGGTTTTAGCAGTGAGACAAGATCTTAGCATGGGAAAGGGGAAAGTCGCAGCACAA TGTTGTCATGCAGCTGTGGATCTTTGTAAACAACTTAAAAGAAGTAATcctaag GTACTTCATCAGTGGGAGTCAACAGCATGTGCTAAAGTTGTAGTGAAGGCTCCAGATGAGACAACATT AATTGATCTTGCAAAAAAAGGACAATCTCTTGGTTTAGAAGTTTGTATCATTAGAGATGCAGGAAGAACTCAGATTGCACCTGGATCCAAAACTGTTCTCGGTGTAGGACCTG GCCCTGTCGATCTTGTGGATCAAGTTACAGGTCATCTTAAATTGTATTAA